The genomic region TTGTCGATTCCTGCTATGGAGGAATCGCAGGACAATCGTTTCGCAGCGCGAACCGGTCGAAAGCCACCGAAGACTACGTTCGCTTGATTACCAGGGAGCGGGGACGGCAGGTCATCACGGCCGGAGGCCCGGATCAGGAAGCCCTGGAATCTCCGGAATGGGGTCACAGTGTGTTCACCCACTATTTCCTGAACGGCATCGAGCAGGGATTGGCTGACCTCAACAACGACGGCATCATTCCCGCCTCCGAGCTCTATACCTATCTGGACAGCCGGGTGTATGCCGCCGCGCAGCTGAAGGGGCATACGCAGAGACCCGAACTGTGGTCGCTGGCAGCGGACAAGGGCGAATTCGTGTTTATATACGGGGGAAAGTCATCCCGTCCGACCGCTGAAATGTCCGCCGGGACGACACAGCCGCCCGAACGAGCAGCCGGTACCGGTCGACCAGGAACACCGATGCCCGTCGATCAAGACTCCCGAACCGGCATCGCCCACTACGCCACGAGACCACGGGTTACTTCATCGGAATCCCAGAATCCCGATTCCGGATCCACCGACGCCCCAGATGTCCGGGTTCTTGACCGAGATCCGGCCGGCTGCACCTGGGTCGGTTCAACCGCTCGGGTGCCGTTCGGTGTCCACAACACGAGACATCAGGCTCAGGCGCAGGCGGTCTCCGTAGCGAGGGCGAAAGCCCTGCGCCGCTTTCTCGGCATCAAGGTACAAAACAGTTTTGTGGATTTCATGCAGGCCAACGATCTGAAGGACCAGGCCTCCTTGACTCAGCAAATCCTGCACATGACGCAGGAAGGGCACATCCTCAAAGAACAGATCCTGACATCCCGCGTGGAACACGGGACCTCCTGCCAGAGTTGCGAATACGAGGTCGCATTGAAAGACTGCCTGCTTCCCTCCTCCGACCGGATCGATCGGAATTTCAGAGTCTCCCTTGCAATGAGCCGGAGCACGTTTCGCGAGGGAGACGAAGGCCTTCTCTATGTGAGTGCGACCAAAGACGCCTACGTCCATATTTACAGCATCGACGTGGACCAGAATGCGGTTCTTCTGTTTCCCAACGAGTACGCGAAGGACAATCTCATCCGCGCCGGGCGGCCGTTCATCTTCCCGAGCGAGGACCTGCGTCAGCAAGGGATGAAACTGAAAGCCCGCCTTCCGGCCGGGGCATCGAGCTCCGCCGAAATGATTCGGGTGATTGCGACAAGCACGCCCATGCCTCTCCCGCTCCTCGACCCCAATCAGGACGACCGCGGTCATCCTGGCTCCCCGGTCGAAAAGGATCTGCAGGCCAGGGGGACATACCTGTATCTGGTCGCGAAACTGCTTCGCGCCAAAGTATCGTGGGTGGAGGACGGCCAAGCTTTCACGATTCATGCGGACTGACGGGCTTCGGCGGAAGGATCGGGAGATTGAGCATTGACCAATTGTATTTCACGGACGCTGCGGAGGAAGAATCCGGCATGAAACCGTCTGGGATGCGAAGACACTGGGCCGTCGTTGCCTTTCTGATCCTGACAATGGGCCTGCAATCCTGCGCGCCGACCAAGCTTCCGTTGAACACATCGGTTCCCGCCATGAAGGTGAGAAAATTCCCGGTCAGCGCGGCGGTGGTGATCCCGGAGACCGTGCGAAACGGCGTGTCCACGTATGACGTGTCGTGCGCCGGCAACTACGAGATTCCCATCGGAGCGGAATTGGAAGCAGGAATCGGGGAGACGTTATCCCCCATCTTTGACACTGTCGATGTGGTCACCGATAAGGGACTGGCGGTCGGACACTATGACGTCGTCGTCGAACCCAAGCCGCTGCAGCTCACAACGGACGGACATTGTTTATCCAGGAGATTCCTGTATCTTCTCGGCCCTTTCTACATCTTCACCAACCCGACCGACAGTTTTGATGCAACCGCGGAAGTGCCGGTGACCGTGATGGACCGGCAAGGTCAAACGATTCTCACGGACACGTTCAAGTCAAAGACCCATAACAAGGACGCCTTGTTCCAAACGGCAGCCGACAAAGACAGCGCCGTGAGGATTGTGTTGCGAGAAGCCGTGATCGACGCGCTGCAACAGTTGAGCCGGGGACTCGCCAACTCGCCGCAAATGGTCTCGTATGCCCGAACCGCTCCCAAGAGGCCGGCTGACCGTGCGCAGGCCTCGGTGGTTCGAACGGAACGATCCAGCGACGTCGATATCCTTCCTCAAGTGGCGGTCAAACCCCAAAAGACGCGCTTCGCCGTCATCATCGGCATCGAGCAATATCGCCAGAACCTGCCGCCGGTGGAGTTCGCCTCACACGATGCGTACATCATGAGAGAATATCTCACGAAAACGCTGGGCTACCCGGACGAAAACGTCGTGCTGGTCGTCAACGAGCGCGCGGCGAAAAGCGACTTGGAAAAGTATATTGAACGCTGGCTTCCCAATCGGGTCGACAAGGACAGCAGCGTGTTGATCTACTACTCCGGTCATGGAGCCCCGAACCCCACCACGCAAGAAGGATTTCTCGTCCCTTACGACGGGGATCCCACGTTTCTCGAAATTACCGGGTATCCGTTGAAGCGGCTGTATGAACAATTGGCCA from Nitrospira japonica harbors:
- a CDS encoding caspase family protein, which produces MLRSCSRILKRFRPHILFFLLFLSTPARAGITIDGRDAADYVSEQTGEVWAVVIGINEYQYAPKLKYAVSDAREVARVLEQQGFQTTALFDLQATRRAIVSELGGKLVKKVSPRDRVLIYYAGHGVEQKVEGGKVMGYLLPVDGEMDDFAGTSISMGLIKELADALPSKHVLFVVDSCYGGIAGQSFRSANRSKATEDYVRLITRERGRQVITAGGPDQEALESPEWGHSVFTHYFLNGIEQGLADLNNDGIIPASELYTYLDSRVYAAAQLKGHTQRPELWSLAADKGEFVFIYGGKSSRPTAEMSAGTTQPPERAAGTGRPGTPMPVDQDSRTGIAHYATRPRVTSSESQNPDSGSTDAPDVRVLDRDPAGCTWVGSTARVPFGVHNTRHQAQAQAVSVARAKALRRFLGIKVQNSFVDFMQANDLKDQASLTQQILHMTQEGHILKEQILTSRVEHGTSCQSCEYEVALKDCLLPSSDRIDRNFRVSLAMSRSTFREGDEGLLYVSATKDAYVHIYSIDVDQNAVLLFPNEYAKDNLIRAGRPFIFPSEDLRQQGMKLKARLPAGASSSAEMIRVIATSTPMPLPLLDPNQDDRGHPGSPVEKDLQARGTYLYLVAKLLRAKVSWVEDGQAFTIHAD
- a CDS encoding caspase family protein — its product is MKPSGMRRHWAVVAFLILTMGLQSCAPTKLPLNTSVPAMKVRKFPVSAAVVIPETVRNGVSTYDVSCAGNYEIPIGAELEAGIGETLSPIFDTVDVVTDKGLAVGHYDVVVEPKPLQLTTDGHCLSRRFLYLLGPFYIFTNPTDSFDATAEVPVTVMDRQGQTILTDTFKSKTHNKDALFQTAADKDSAVRIVLREAVIDALQQLSRGLANSPQMVSYARTAPKRPADRAQASVVRTERSSDVDILPQVAVKPQKTRFAVIIGIEQYRQNLPPVEFASHDAYIMREYLTKTLGYPDENVVLVVNERAAKSDLEKYIERWLPNRVDKDSSVLIYYSGHGAPNPTTQEGFLVPYDGDPTFLEITGYPLKRLYEQLAKLPAREILVVLDSCFSGSGGRSVIAKGARPLVVSMENPVLTGDRVVVLTASSASQISSTYDQKSHGLFTYFFLKGLQGAADTNKDGTIDLSELYAYVKPEVERVARREYNNDQVPQLIGSPEILKRGVQLLDRGGP